One stretch of Saccharopolyspora erythraea DNA includes these proteins:
- the rpmF gene encoding 50S ribosomal protein L32, with translation MAVPKRKMSRANTRHRRSQWKASAPTLVQCSNRACREPKLPHVACPSCGQYDGRQIHEPA, from the coding sequence GTGGCCGTCCCGAAGCGCAAGATGTCCCGGGCCAACACCCGTCACCGCCGTTCGCAGTGGAAGGCGTCGGCGCCGACGCTGGTGCAGTGCTCGAACCGCGCCTGCCGCGAGCCGAAGCTGCCGCACGTGGCCTGCCCGTCCTGCGGCCAGTACGACGGTCGCCAGATCCACGAGCCTGCCTGA
- a CDS encoding SAM-dependent methyltransferase → MISSSTAAEAGHDNREGLMPEQNSFPTEVDHTRPNPARIYDYGLGGHHNFAADRDQFEKLLEVDPDARLVVSANRAFLRRAVRYCLRQGITQFLDLGSGIPTVGNVHEAAHQLNPRARVVYVDNEPIAVAHTRRLLRENDNAEIVQADLRDPEAILRAPETQRLLDLSKPVGLMMVAVLHWVPSADVAGLLSRYREVLAPGSYLAISHLTSEHLPEQMGEVEDVFAETTEPVVYRPRSEAAKLFEGFELVPPGVVYTSQWQSEPYEMVEPPERTKIWAAVGRKL, encoded by the coding sequence ATGATCTCAAGCAGCACGGCCGCAGAAGCCGGTCACGACAACCGCGAGGGTCTCATGCCGGAACAGAACTCCTTCCCGACCGAGGTCGACCACACCAGGCCGAACCCGGCCCGCATCTACGACTACGGCCTCGGCGGCCACCACAACTTCGCCGCCGACCGCGACCAGTTCGAGAAGCTGCTGGAGGTCGACCCGGACGCCAGGCTGGTGGTCTCGGCGAACCGGGCGTTCCTGCGGCGGGCGGTGCGCTACTGCCTGCGCCAGGGCATCACCCAGTTTCTCGACCTCGGCTCGGGGATCCCGACGGTGGGCAACGTGCACGAGGCGGCGCACCAGCTGAACCCGCGGGCGCGCGTGGTCTACGTCGACAACGAGCCGATCGCCGTAGCCCACACCCGCAGGCTCCTGCGCGAGAACGACAACGCCGAGATCGTGCAGGCCGACCTGCGCGACCCCGAAGCGATCCTCCGCGCTCCGGAGACGCAGCGGCTGCTCGACCTGTCCAAGCCGGTCGGGCTGATGATGGTCGCCGTGCTGCACTGGGTGCCCAGCGCCGACGTCGCGGGCCTGCTGTCGCGCTACCGGGAGGTGCTCGCCCCCGGCAGCTACCTGGCGATCAGCCACCTGACCTCCGAGCACCTGCCGGAGCAGATGGGCGAGGTGGAGGACGTCTTCGCCGAGACGACCGAACCGGTGGTGTACCGGCCGCGCTCGGAGGCGGCGAAGCTGTTCGAGGGGTTCGAGCTGGTCCCGCCGGGGGTCGTCTACACCTCGCAGTGGCAGTCCGAGCCGTACGAGATGGTGGAACCGCCGGAGCGGACGAAGATCTGGGCGGCGGTCGGCCGCAAGCTCTGA
- a CDS encoding bifunctional glycosyltransferase family 2/GtrA family protein: MIPVHNEERSLPGCLRVLREHLRAHFPFEWSITVVDNASTDGTLRVAHELARSLDHVRVLHLDRKGRGLALRTAWAYSDAEVVVYMDVDLSTGLDALLPLVAPLVNGHSDIAVGSRLAPGSRTVRGGRRELISRCYNKLIRWSHGARFSDAQCGFKAARTAVVRPLLPHIRDDGWFFDTELLLLAEYNGLRVHEVPVDWVEDVDTRVNVVRTARDDIAGLVRVARAKLTGSANVTGLPERPAPRAEHPQAVLAEPRNGLLWQLVSFGLIGAVSTAVTAVLYAVLRTWWPPLLANLVALVATTMWNTEANRRLTFLGRTGSHRRIQLQGLLVFGVYYLITSGALLVLHAGWPDPPGWVEIAVLVASSAVGTALRFALLRSWVFRPGNEKGRS; encoded by the coding sequence GTGATCCCCGTGCACAACGAGGAGCGGTCGCTGCCCGGGTGCCTGCGCGTGTTGCGCGAACACCTGCGCGCGCACTTCCCGTTCGAGTGGTCGATCACCGTCGTCGACAACGCCAGCACGGACGGCACGTTGCGCGTCGCCCACGAGCTGGCGCGGTCGCTCGACCACGTCCGGGTGCTGCACCTGGACCGCAAGGGCCGGGGCCTGGCGTTGCGCACGGCGTGGGCCTACAGCGACGCCGAAGTGGTCGTTTACATGGACGTCGACCTGTCGACCGGGCTGGACGCGCTGCTGCCGCTGGTCGCGCCGCTGGTGAACGGCCATTCCGACATCGCCGTCGGGTCGCGGCTGGCGCCCGGGTCGCGGACCGTCCGCGGCGGACGGCGGGAGCTGATCTCCCGCTGCTACAACAAGCTGATCCGGTGGTCGCACGGTGCGCGCTTCTCCGACGCGCAGTGCGGTTTCAAGGCCGCCCGGACGGCCGTGGTGCGGCCGCTGCTGCCGCACATCCGCGATGACGGGTGGTTCTTCGACACCGAACTGCTGCTGCTCGCCGAGTACAACGGCCTTCGGGTGCACGAGGTCCCGGTCGACTGGGTCGAGGACGTCGACACCCGCGTGAACGTCGTCCGCACCGCCCGCGACGACATCGCGGGGCTGGTCCGCGTCGCCCGCGCCAAGCTCACCGGTTCGGCGAACGTGACCGGCCTGCCCGAACGGCCGGCGCCCCGCGCCGAACACCCGCAGGCCGTGCTGGCCGAGCCGCGCAACGGCCTGCTGTGGCAGCTCGTCTCGTTCGGGCTGATCGGTGCGGTCTCCACCGCGGTCACCGCCGTGCTCTACGCGGTTCTGCGCACGTGGTGGCCCCCGCTGCTGGCGAACCTGGTCGCGCTCGTCGCGACGACGATGTGGAACACCGAGGCCAACCGCCGGCTGACTTTCCTCGGACGCACCGGCTCGCACCGGCGGATCCAGTTGCAGGGCCTGCTCGTCTTCGGCGTCTACTACCTGATCACCTCGGGGGCGCTGCTCGTCCTGCACGCCGGGTGGCCGGATCCGCCGGGGTGGGTGGAGATCGCGGTGCTGGTCGCCTCGTCCGCGGTCGGGACCGCACTGCGCTTCGCACTGCTGCGCTCCTGGGTTTTCCGCCCTGGCAACGAAAAGGGAAGGTCATGA
- the rsmD gene encoding 16S rRNA (guanine(966)-N(2))-methyltransferase RsmD codes for MTRIVAGSAGGRRIEVPPRGTRPTSERVREALFSALESATELAGARVLDLYGGSGALGLEALSRGAAHATFVESDRRAAQLLRRNASALGFRDVSVAQGKVETVLASAAGEPFDVVLADPPYDVDSARLDQVLRSLVANGWTAPDSLVVVERSTRSGDPDWPDPLHALRTKRYGDTAVHWAVHEADTAENQED; via the coding sequence GTGACACGGATCGTGGCGGGCAGCGCCGGAGGACGCCGCATCGAGGTGCCGCCCCGCGGCACCCGGCCGACCTCCGAGCGGGTGCGGGAGGCGCTGTTCAGCGCGCTGGAGTCGGCGACCGAGCTGGCGGGCGCCAGGGTGCTCGACCTCTACGGCGGTTCCGGTGCCCTCGGGCTCGAGGCCCTCTCGCGCGGAGCCGCGCACGCCACCTTCGTCGAGTCCGACCGCCGTGCCGCCCAGCTGCTCAGGCGCAACGCGAGCGCGCTGGGCTTCCGCGACGTGAGTGTGGCGCAGGGCAAGGTCGAGACGGTGCTCGCCTCGGCGGCAGGCGAACCCTTCGACGTGGTGCTGGCCGACCCGCCCTACGACGTCGACTCCGCGCGGCTCGACCAGGTGCTGCGGTCGCTGGTGGCCAACGGCTGGACGGCGCCGGACAGCCTGGTCGTGGTCGAGCGCTCCACGCGCAGCGGCGATCCGGACTGGCCCGACCCGCTGCACGCGCTGCGCACCAAGCGCTACGGCGACACCGCCGTGCACTGGGCTGTTCACGAGGCGGACACGGCCGAGAACCAGGAGGACTGA
- the rnc gene encoding ribonuclease III encodes MGGKQPRARTVDRAPLMEALGVELDAELLTLALTHRSYAYENGGLPPNERLEFLGDSVLGLVITDRLYNSHPDLPEGQLAKLRASVVNMHALAGVARGLGEGGLGEYLLLGRGEELTGGRDKASILADGLEAVLGAVYLQDGIDVARNVIHRLFEPLLTEAPQRGAGLDWKTSLQELTAAAALGVPEYRVEEQGPDHRKEFSAFVSVAGDTLGQGGGRTKKEAEQKAAEAAWRTLSEQVKQVAESGDEESAS; translated from the coding sequence GTGGGGGGAAAGCAGCCACGGGCCCGCACTGTCGACCGGGCTCCGCTGATGGAGGCGCTCGGCGTCGAACTCGACGCCGAGCTGCTCACCCTTGCTCTCACGCATCGCTCGTACGCCTACGAGAACGGTGGCCTGCCGCCGAACGAGCGGCTGGAGTTCCTCGGCGACTCGGTGCTGGGACTGGTGATCACCGACCGGCTGTACAACTCGCACCCGGACCTGCCCGAGGGCCAGCTCGCGAAGCTGCGCGCCAGCGTGGTCAACATGCACGCGCTGGCGGGGGTCGCGCGGGGGCTCGGCGAGGGCGGTCTCGGCGAGTACCTGCTGCTCGGCCGCGGTGAGGAGCTGACCGGTGGCCGGGACAAGGCGAGCATCCTCGCCGACGGTCTGGAGGCCGTGCTCGGCGCGGTGTACCTCCAGGACGGCATCGACGTCGCCCGCAACGTCATCCACCGGCTGTTCGAGCCGCTGCTGACCGAGGCCCCGCAGCGGGGCGCCGGGCTTGACTGGAAGACCAGCCTGCAGGAGCTGACCGCGGCGGCCGCGCTCGGCGTCCCGGAGTACCGGGTCGAGGAGCAGGGCCCGGACCACCGCAAGGAGTTCAGCGCGTTCGTCTCGGTCGCGGGCGACACCCTCGGACAGGGCGGTGGCCGCACCAAGAAGGAAGCCGAGCAGAAGGCCGCCGAGGCGGCCTGGCGGACGCTGTCCGAGCAGGTCAAGCAGGTCGCGGAGAGCGGCGACGAGGAATCGGCCTCGTAG
- a CDS encoding ArnT family glycosyltransferase, with product MTGMDTAIAPGRPAKAPEPVRTRTARWQRAALAAICGLAAVLYCWAIGGSWGNSYYTAAVESMSQSFENFLFGAFDPAGVVTVDKPPMALWAQVISVKLLGYNQVAVLLPQAVAGVAAVFVLHRAVRRWAGENAALLAALVLATTPITVVINRDNNPDTLLVLLVVTAAWALGRAVEAERATRWLVLAAALVGCGFLTKMLQAWMVLPAFAAAYLVGRRESWVRRLAGLAVAAVTLVVSSFWWVVVTALWPSPKPYIGGSTDGSAWDLVFGYNGFGRILGGEGNGGSGGGGGPGGGGGFSGEAGPLRLFNDQLGGQISWLLPLCLLVLASVAVRAWRGRPVDRVRASGWVLWGGWLLVVGVMFSFAQGTMHPYYTTMLAPAVGAVAGAGLVRMWRWYREPGGFGWLLLPVAVAVTATWAVLLVARDQSWHPWVGWVAAVLGAVAVSALLLGRRRVAALVRPGLALALAAILAAPSAWAVIGAVSGQSGMGGANPTAGPTSMGGPPGGPGRGGGPMGGQPPGDAEQPADDGGQRRRGFPGGGPGGGDSLSEEQRRLLDYVVANAGGLPVPLAVEGGSHGAASYLINSDVAVVGMGGFMGSDDAPSTALLSQWKQAGQLGFVQLGGGPGDPGAGPGTPAGDGVQAQGVGDQAQGRADQDGPRGAGDRDGARAQRQEWVTRNCTPVDPAAYGGTADSGSDLYDCR from the coding sequence ATGACAGGCATGGACACGGCCATCGCGCCAGGACGGCCGGCCAAAGCGCCCGAACCGGTGCGGACGAGGACCGCTCGATGGCAGCGGGCGGCGCTCGCCGCGATCTGCGGGCTCGCCGCGGTGCTCTACTGCTGGGCCATCGGCGGCTCGTGGGGCAACTCCTACTACACGGCCGCGGTCGAGTCGATGTCGCAGAGCTTCGAGAACTTCCTCTTCGGCGCCTTCGACCCGGCCGGAGTGGTCACGGTGGACAAGCCGCCGATGGCGCTGTGGGCGCAGGTGATCTCGGTGAAGCTGCTCGGCTACAACCAGGTCGCCGTGCTGCTGCCGCAGGCCGTCGCGGGCGTGGCCGCCGTGTTCGTGCTGCACCGGGCGGTTCGCAGGTGGGCGGGGGAGAACGCCGCGCTGCTGGCCGCGCTCGTGCTCGCCACGACCCCGATCACCGTGGTGATCAACCGGGACAACAACCCGGACACCCTGCTGGTGCTGCTGGTCGTCACCGCGGCGTGGGCGCTGGGCAGGGCGGTCGAGGCGGAGCGCGCGACCAGGTGGCTGGTGCTGGCGGCGGCTCTCGTCGGATGCGGGTTCCTGACGAAGATGCTTCAGGCGTGGATGGTGCTGCCGGCGTTCGCGGCGGCCTACCTCGTCGGGCGGCGGGAGTCCTGGGTCCGCAGGCTCGCCGGGCTCGCCGTCGCCGCGGTGACGCTGGTCGTGAGCTCGTTCTGGTGGGTGGTCGTGACCGCCCTCTGGCCGTCGCCGAAGCCCTACATCGGTGGCAGCACCGACGGGTCGGCGTGGGACCTGGTCTTCGGCTACAACGGCTTCGGCCGCATCCTCGGTGGCGAGGGCAACGGCGGTTCTGGTGGAGGCGGCGGCCCCGGTGGAGGCGGCGGGTTCTCCGGCGAGGCGGGTCCGCTGCGGCTGTTCAACGACCAGCTCGGCGGCCAGATCAGCTGGCTGCTGCCGCTGTGCCTGCTCGTGCTCGCGTCGGTCGCGGTGCGGGCGTGGCGCGGGCGGCCGGTCGACCGGGTCCGCGCCTCGGGCTGGGTCCTGTGGGGCGGCTGGTTGCTGGTCGTGGGCGTCATGTTCAGCTTCGCCCAGGGCACGATGCACCCGTACTACACGACGATGCTCGCGCCGGCGGTCGGCGCGGTCGCCGGTGCCGGACTGGTGCGCATGTGGCGCTGGTACCGCGAGCCCGGCGGCTTCGGCTGGCTGCTGCTCCCGGTGGCGGTGGCCGTGACGGCGACGTGGGCGGTGCTGCTGGTGGCCCGCGACCAGAGCTGGCACCCGTGGGTCGGCTGGGTCGCCGCGGTCCTGGGCGCCGTCGCGGTGTCGGCTCTGCTGCTCGGGCGCCGGCGCGTCGCAGCGCTGGTGCGTCCGGGACTGGCGTTGGCGTTGGCCGCGATCCTGGCCGCGCCGAGCGCGTGGGCGGTCATCGGCGCCGTGTCCGGGCAGAGCGGTATGGGCGGGGCGAACCCGACCGCCGGACCGACGTCGATGGGCGGCCCGCCAGGTGGTCCGGGCCGCGGCGGTGGGCCGATGGGCGGACAGCCGCCCGGAGACGCGGAGCAACCCGCCGATGACGGAGGACAGCGGAGGCGAGGTTTCCCGGGCGGCGGCCCCGGCGGTGGCGACTCGCTGAGCGAGGAACAGCGCAGGCTGCTCGACTACGTCGTGGCCAACGCCGGTGGGCTGCCGGTTCCCCTGGCGGTGGAGGGTGGTTCGCACGGTGCGGCGTCGTACCTGATCAACTCCGACGTGGCGGTGGTCGGCATGGGCGGCTTCATGGGCAGCGACGACGCGCCCTCGACCGCGCTGCTGAGCCAGTGGAAGCAGGCCGGGCAGCTCGGCTTCGTACAGCTCGGCGGTGGGCCGGGCGACCCCGGCGCCGGACCGGGCACGCCAGCGGGCGACGGCGTCCAGGCGCAAGGCGTCGGAGACCAGGCGCAAGGCCGTGCCGACCAGGACGGGCCGCGAGGCGCGGGGGACCGCGACGGTGCGCGTGCCCAGCGGCAGGAGTGGGTCACCCGCAACTGCACGCCGGTCGACCCCGCCGCCTACGGCGGTACGGCCGACAGTGGCTCTGATCTCTACGACTGCCGCTGA
- a CDS encoding ribonuclease domain-containing protein has product MRRITKSNAVRTLLAGLIAVVGLLGFQAGAVQALPVAPQAPAAAQAPCGDTSGFEQVRLADLPPEATDTYELIQKGGPYPYPQDGTVFQNREGILPDCAEGYYHEYTVKTPGSDDRGARRFVVGDGGEYFYTEDHYESFRLTIVN; this is encoded by the coding sequence ATGAGGCGGATCACGAAGTCGAACGCAGTCAGGACCCTGCTGGCCGGTCTGATCGCCGTGGTGGGTCTGCTCGGGTTCCAGGCCGGGGCCGTGCAGGCCCTGCCGGTCGCCCCGCAGGCGCCCGCCGCCGCGCAGGCACCGTGTGGCGACACCTCCGGATTCGAGCAGGTCAGGCTGGCCGACCTGCCCCCGGAGGCCACCGACACCTACGAGCTGATCCAGAAGGGCGGCCCGTACCCCTACCCGCAGGACGGCACGGTCTTCCAGAACCGCGAGGGCATCCTGCCGGACTGCGCCGAGGGCTACTACCACGAGTACACGGTCAAGACTCCCGGCAGCGACGACCGCGGCGCGCGCCGCTTCGTCGTCGGTGACGGCGGCGAGTACTTCTACACCGAGGACCACTACGAGTCCTTCCGCCTGACCATCGTCAACTGA
- a CDS encoding DivIVA domain-containing protein produces MYRVFEALDELVTIVEEARGVPMTSGCVVPRGDVLELLDDVRDAIPGELDDAQDVLDHRDDVIRKAESESERTLGEARTEAERTVSSARAEAEQLLAEARERAEQLVAEAQAEAEQTVTNGRREYEDYVGRAQSEADRMVQAGRAAYDQSIHEGKAEQARLVSDTEVVQTANGEAKRIVAEANEDAERLRGECDAYVDSRLADFEDLLSKTLRTVGKGRQQLRSPVGAPFDYEEWKPGRSGTSTSGNGGSH; encoded by the coding sequence GTGTACCGGGTGTTCGAGGCGCTCGACGAGCTGGTCACGATCGTCGAGGAGGCGCGAGGCGTGCCGATGACCTCGGGGTGCGTGGTGCCCCGGGGCGATGTCCTGGAGCTGCTCGACGACGTCCGGGACGCGATCCCGGGCGAGCTCGACGACGCCCAGGACGTGCTGGACCACCGCGACGACGTCATCCGCAAGGCGGAGTCGGAGTCCGAGCGCACGCTCGGCGAGGCCCGGACCGAGGCGGAGCGGACCGTGTCCTCGGCCAGGGCCGAGGCCGAGCAGCTGCTGGCCGAGGCGCGCGAGCGCGCCGAGCAGCTGGTGGCGGAGGCGCAGGCCGAGGCCGAGCAGACGGTCACCAACGGCCGCCGCGAGTACGAGGACTACGTGGGCCGCGCCCAGTCCGAGGCCGACCGCATGGTGCAGGCCGGACGCGCCGCCTACGACCAGTCGATCCACGAGGGCAAGGCCGAGCAGGCCAGGCTGGTTTCGGACACCGAGGTCGTGCAGACCGCCAACGGCGAGGCCAAGCGGATCGTCGCCGAGGCCAACGAGGACGCCGAGCGGCTGCGCGGCGAGTGCGACGCCTACGTGGACTCCCGGCTGGCCGACTTCGAGGACCTGCTGAGCAAGACGCTGCGCACCGTCGGCAAGGGCCGCCAGCAGCTGCGCAGCCCGGTCGGCGCACCGTTCGACTACGAGGAGTGGAAGCCCGGCCGGTCCGGCACCTCCACCAGCGGCAACGGCGGAAGTCACTAG
- the mutM gene encoding bifunctional DNA-formamidopyrimidine glycosylase/DNA-(apurinic or apyrimidinic site) lyase: MPELPEVEVVRRGVAAHVVGRTVSGVDVLHPRSVRRHVPGPEDFATRLVGRCLTAARRRGKYMWLELGGGPEEVDAGEAVLAHLGMSGQLLVQPDEAPDETHLRVRFRFDDGGPQLRFVDQRTFGGLSLTELVSVDGVAVPEPVAHIAPDPLEPVFDLEAAVARMRKRRTGVKRALLDQTLVSGIGNIYADEALWRAKLHWARPTANLTRPQARSLLGAAVEVMQAALTAGGTSFDDLYVNVNGESGYFDRSLAVYGQAGLPCPRCGTAVRRDAFMNRSSYSCPRCQPTPRNPHY, translated from the coding sequence GTGCCCGAGCTTCCCGAAGTCGAGGTCGTCCGGCGCGGCGTCGCCGCGCACGTGGTCGGCCGCACCGTTTCCGGCGTCGACGTCCTGCACCCGCGATCCGTGCGCAGGCACGTGCCCGGTCCCGAGGACTTCGCCACCAGGCTCGTCGGCCGCTGCCTGACCGCCGCGCGTCGTCGCGGCAAGTACATGTGGCTCGAGCTGGGCGGCGGCCCCGAAGAGGTCGACGCGGGCGAGGCGGTGCTTGCCCACCTGGGCATGAGCGGCCAACTGCTGGTGCAGCCCGACGAAGCCCCGGACGAGACCCACCTGCGGGTGCGGTTCCGGTTCGACGACGGCGGACCGCAGCTGCGCTTCGTCGACCAGCGGACCTTCGGCGGCCTGAGCCTGACCGAACTGGTGTCGGTCGACGGTGTCGCGGTGCCGGAGCCGGTCGCGCACATCGCGCCCGACCCGCTTGAACCGGTGTTCGACCTCGAAGCGGCCGTCGCGCGGATGCGCAAGCGCCGCACCGGCGTCAAGCGCGCACTGCTCGACCAGACCCTCGTGTCGGGCATCGGCAACATCTACGCCGACGAAGCCCTCTGGCGGGCGAAACTGCACTGGGCCCGCCCCACGGCGAACCTGACCCGTCCCCAGGCCCGCAGCCTCCTCGGCGCGGCGGTCGAGGTCATGCAGGCCGCGCTGACCGCGGGCGGCACCTCCTTCGACGACCTCTACGTCAACGTCAACGGCGAGTCGGGTTACTTCGACCGCTCCCTGGCCGTCTACGGGCAGGCGGGCCTGCCCTGCCCCCGCTGCGGCACTGCGGTCCGCCGCGACGCGTTCATGAACCGCTCGTCGTACAGCTGCCCCCGCTGCCAGCCCACCCCGCGCAACCCGCACTACTGA
- the coaD gene encoding pantetheine-phosphate adenylyltransferase produces the protein MRRAVCPGSYDPVTNGHLDIIGRAAGLFDEVVVAVLVNKSKKSLFTVDERLEMLREVTSHWPNVRIDSWHGLLVDYCREHHIGAIVKGLRAVSDFDYELQMAQMNQRLSGVETLFMSTNPLYSFLASSLVKEVATYGGDVSNLLPPKIEQRLLERLSEQS, from the coding sequence ATGAGGCGTGCCGTGTGTCCAGGTTCCTACGATCCGGTAACCAACGGTCATCTGGACATCATCGGGCGGGCTGCCGGCCTGTTCGACGAGGTCGTCGTCGCCGTGCTGGTGAACAAGAGCAAGAAGAGCCTGTTCACCGTCGACGAGCGGCTGGAGATGCTGCGCGAGGTCACCTCGCACTGGCCGAACGTGCGCATCGACTCCTGGCACGGCCTGCTGGTGGACTACTGCCGCGAGCACCACATCGGCGCGATCGTCAAGGGCCTTCGAGCGGTCAGCGACTTCGACTACGAGCTGCAGATGGCGCAGATGAACCAGCGCCTCTCGGGCGTCGAAACCCTGTTCATGTCGACCAACCCGCTCTACAGCTTCCTGGCCAGCTCGCTGGTCAAGGAGGTCGCCACCTACGGCGGCGACGTCTCCAACCTGCTCCCGCCGAAGATTGAGCAGCGGCTGCTCGAACGCCTCTCCGAGCAGTCCTGA
- a CDS encoding YceD family protein produces MIDTREIGHRAGQSRAYTRQAPAPVGFGLDMIRVPEGEPVELDLLAESVVEGVLVSGTAAATLTGECVRCLDPISEEIEVEVRELFAYPDSATDASTDEDEVERVVDDLIDLEPVVRDAMLLSLPSAPLCSPDCQGLCSGCGTKWAELAPDHTHETIDPRWAALRERFGGTEEEN; encoded by the coding sequence GTGATCGACACCCGGGAGATCGGCCACCGGGCGGGGCAGAGTCGTGCCTACACGCGCCAGGCGCCGGCCCCCGTCGGCTTCGGCCTCGACATGATCAGGGTGCCGGAGGGCGAGCCGGTCGAGCTCGACCTGCTGGCCGAGTCGGTGGTGGAGGGCGTGCTGGTTTCCGGCACCGCCGCCGCCACGCTGACCGGGGAGTGCGTGCGCTGCCTGGACCCGATCTCGGAGGAGATCGAGGTCGAGGTGCGCGAGCTGTTCGCCTACCCGGACAGCGCCACCGACGCCAGCACCGATGAAGACGAGGTCGAACGGGTCGTCGACGACCTGATCGACCTGGAGCCGGTGGTGCGGGACGCGATGCTGCTGTCGCTTCCGTCCGCGCCGCTGTGCTCGCCGGACTGCCAGGGGCTGTGCTCCGGGTGCGGCACCAAGTGGGCCGAACTCGCCCCCGATCACACGCATGAGACGATTGATCCCCGCTGGGCCGCGCTCCGTGAGCGGTTCGGCGGGACCGAGGAGGAGAACTAG